ACTTAAAGATACCTAGAACGTTGaaaaaatagcaaattaaaataaatggctTAATTCCCAAgaacttatttcatttttttgttactCATCTAGGTGGTCAGGAGTGTGGCTAAAGGCAGTTTCTGATGAGGTTATGAGCTTCCAAAGTGTTTCTAAATCCTTAGTGCAGACACCCTCCCTTTTGGGGCAAAgtaccctccctcccacccctattaaaaaaaaaattaaaaaattaaaccacGTCATCAGAATGAGATGTTTTGATTCCAACAATTTATACTCAAGGCTTTGTGCTGAGTTGTCATTTGAACCAAGCATGATGGTATCAAGCACAAAGTACGTGGCAACAGAAAGATGCTCCCATCTCATTCTGAAAACAAATACTGATAACCAAGCCCACCCTCCAACCCTTTGGGGCCAACCCATTTTATGCTGCTGGGACCAACTTGAAACAATTTAGAGGTATATTTAGGTTTCCCTCTCCCTTACTTCTGTGAAAGatcattttagaataaatgtattCCATTCCTATGGGAAAGGCAAAACAGTATTTATCCCCATCAGAatatatggagaaagaaaaaacaggccTAGAGGTGGCAAGGTGTGTAACAGTCCATAGCCCATTACACAACTATACAACCAAAGGCTAAACCATGAGTTGGCTgtagttttaatattaaaaataggggGTGGTTCTCATCCAAATGAGCCACTGGAAAATATTatcattacttaaaaaaaaatacatatccaATATTGGAAAGAATGTGAAAACAACTTCCAATAGTAACAATGCTTATTATGAGggcccaaaaaagaaaaaaagaccaggcTTTGACCTAGTCCTTAGAGCATCTTTCCATTTAACAATTCCTATTCAAGAGTCAAGCACCAAAACTGGACAGCTGCCTCTACAAGACCGTGTCCAGTAGTGGTGTCCCAGATAGTTTAAGTGCCACTCCTCATTAGAGGCTATACTTCAGTAATACTTTCCATTTTAAGTCTGTGCTTTAAGAGGGAcccacaggcatgtggcaccaggCAGTCTAAAGTTGGCGAAGGAGACTGCACTTTTTGTTTAGTCACCCACATGTTCTCTAGCGAGATACAAAATTGCATTTATACTCTTCTATATGAATGATCCCTCTTATCTCGCAAGAGGTGGGGGAGAAAGAGAGCTGCATCGGTACAAGGGCAAAATATTTTTGGTCAAAAGTTGACATCTTTTAAATTCCCTCTCCCACCCCGCCCTGGAAAAAAGTTACTTCCTTAATTAGGTTTTCTATTTAGTAACCAACATTGACTGGACAGAAAATATGAGGCTTGGGTTCCAAATAGATGAGCTTGCTCTTTTTTGGGTTTGTACCGTGCAGCTCTTGCTACAGTTGTTAAGGAGTTAGGGCTATGTCCCATCAGGAGGCATCTGTAGGATTTTGATCTCCAAGGAATTGTGGGTGAGGCACAAATAGTTTGCTCAGAAGTAGGCAGAGTCAAAAAAGCAACTTCAAGTAATTCCTTTGTCCAAAAGAGTTAAAACATTAAAGTATATGCAGGacttattttgtaatattttagggTTTCGAAAAACAATAATATGGaaatcagttttttttaattttgttttttgctttttccccCCTTTCCCGATGCCTCCTGATTGACCTAGTACACTGGGTTAAAAgggaattaaaaacattaaaaaaaaaaaaagttcactggTTTTGATTCATCTCACTCCTTTTGCCTGGAGATCAGGCCAAACATCAAGCATGTTGGGAGGGGCACAATTTAAAGCAACACTATTGACTGTAAAGCATTTGCCAGCAATTTACAGTGCAAAATGACAGATAACAATTCTTGTCACAATGCAAGAGAATGGCAAGCAGCTTTCTGTAGCATGAAAGTTAACAGCTCTCAGGTTGCCCATTCCTGCAAGTTTATGTATCAAAGTGGGCAGAGGGCAACACATTTACACACTACAGAAAATGATCCACAGAAAATTAAGCTCCAGAACTGCTAACGTTACCAAAGCTGGTACTGGCTAATATTCTGAAATGCAAATCtgtgctttatatatatactgCTCAACGACACTGCCAGTCAATACAATTCCTACACTGCAAGGTAGATTAATCTTTGCCCCCTGTTGCAGAGCTTgaaatatttctcaaactttCAGAAAGGGGGAAGAAGCAAAATCAGAGCTTCTCAAAATAAATCTTGAATTATCAATGTTTTGAAGCTTCCTTGCTCTCTCTGGTAAACCTACTCCAAAGGTACTAGGTGAGACAGTGTGGCAGCAAACAGTACACCCCAGATTTCTGGGCCCCTTTACTAACACAGGGTACCACAGAAATCTGCTCTCTACAGCAAGAAGCCAAAGTACTTTCTAGAATTTAGTGTTGCGTAAAACTGAGCCCCTCTCATCTTTAGCTGCTCCCATAATCACTCTAATCCCCTTAATCCCAGCAAccttcatccaaaaaaaaaatatatatatgtatatatatatatatatatatatatgaacccagaaaaaaaacttatttaCAAAGTTTATACAACTATACACACCCAATTTTCTATGGGACACGCTTTGCCACAGAGGAAAGAGGGTCAAGGCTCTGACATGTCTACACATCAAGTGCCATACTACTACTGGAGGCGTATGTAAACCAGTCTTTAGTGTCTGCTATAGAGCACAAAGGCTTGTCATATGGCTCCTGCAATGATAGACTGCTCTTTCCTTTGGGAGCGATGTTTTTTATCTACTCAGCCCAGAAGAAATTTTTACTTGggactgtttttttaaatacatgtatttacaGTGCGGATGAACTGCAGTTGCATATCAACtcctccacaaaaagaaaaataaatggtgtTTAACATTACTAGTAAGTTTCAACTTCTAGCCCTGGGCTCGAGTATTGGGTAGAAAGGGAAGAGACTTCAATCTGaaaccaaaatgaaaagacattttttaaaagaaaaagaaaaaaggaaagagttaCTATTGTTGATTCCTCGGGCTGTGTCTAAAAGATGATATTCTGAATGGTCTCATAGCATAAGGCACTTCGCACAAATAAGTAATAAGCTCTTCAGGCTTAAAAAACGGATGAGTAATCAGGGAGAAGTTGAAATGCACTCGAGAGTCAGCTGTTGGAGAATTTTGAAATCATTGACAAGCTTGTGTGTTCATTAAGATTCTTCTCTTTTTAgggtttctctcttcttctttcttttccttccttgtcCCCTTTccccagaaaacattttttaaaaaccagcagTTAGTGCAACTAATGTTCAGTCAGCACACAGTGCAAACAAGTGGAACAAAAAAGGTATATTCCTTCTTAGCCTTTTTCTCaccagttaaaaaaagaaaaaaaatgtctgagCTCTTTTAAGTCTTCATAGTtccaaaataaaagatgaaaaacccACAAAGAGAAGAGAATTCCCCCCAAAACGATGTGTCACAGATCCAAACGAGCCTTTTGTAGTTTGTCAAAGCCTACAGAAgaagagaatataaaattaacattctGAAAGCAACACAAACTAGAATACATAGGTTTTCACAATCCTCATCCCAAATGCTCTTTTCTAGTAGTTTCTACTGACCCTGTGCCTACTATAGAATCTACTGGTTATAGGATTAAATAATTTCTGGTAGGCAACCCTGAGATAGATTGGGGGCCTGAATGAATGTGAATATTCTGGTAGCAGGCAGCCCTCACTCATAACAATTAAATCGGGGGGAAAAAATTACACCTTACACAAACTGAATACTCTGCCAAAGTACTAGCAAATATTGGCTAGTTTTATGCTTGTCCAAGGGTTTGTGTTTGATGTTTAACTTAAGGAAAAAAGAGTaaagagtaatttaaaaattatttaagtaacAATTGGTTGGGTGAGGTGGCTcccgccagtaatctcagcactctgggaggctgaggtgggtggatcacctgaggtcaggagtttgagaccagcctggccaacatggtgaaacctcgtcgctatttaaaaaagaaagaaaaaaattttttaagtaacaTTAGGTTACTTAAATAGGTAAGATGTTCACCTCTAATTTGGAAACTATCCTTTGTCAAATCAGATTTTCTTTAGGAAATACTAAAACAACCTACCTTGCTTAAAGCTGAGCCTTGTTTCGTGCATTTCTAACTAGAGCCCAATAGTCATCAAAAGATGATagaggttgggcgtggtggctcacacctataatcccagcactctgggaggccaaggtgggaggatcatttgaacctaggagtttgagaccagccagggcaacatagtaagaccccatcttaattaaaaataagatggGAAGACAGGTTGTCCAGGAAATCAGAgtgggtattttatttatttatgtatttgatgGAGTTTCACGCTTACTACCTAGGAAATCAGAGtgggttatttatttatgaggcagaattttgctcttacctcccaggctggagtgcaatggcatgacctcggctcactgcaacctctgcctcccaggttcaagagattctcctgcctcagcctcctgactagctgggattacaggcgcccgccaccacacctggctaattttctgtatctttagtggacacggggtttcaccaggttggccaggctggtcttgaagtcctgatctcaggtaatctacccacctcggccttccaaagtgcagggattacaggcgtgagcccaagtggcttttttttttttttttttttgagatggagtctagctctgtcacccaggctggagtgctgtggtgcaatctcggctcactgtaacctctacctcctgggttcaagtaattctcatgcctcagcctcctgagtagctgggactacaggtgcatgccaacatgcccagctaatttttgtatttttagtagagatggtgtttcaccatgttggcaaggatggtctcgatctcttgacctcgtgatccgcccacctcggcctcccaaagtattgggattacaggtgtgagccaccacacccggcccagagtgggtatttttaaaagatggccATCCTCATAATCTGATTAAACATTTGGTAATAAGGTATTATGGATAGTTTTACCAGAGTGATTAATGTACTTACTAGAAATTAAGAGTAAATGctaaaaacattttacattttcagaaaTGTAAATACTTTCATATTCAAAACTCCTGgcaatgcggtggctcacacctgtaatcccagcctccctttaggaggctgaggcgggtagatcacttgaggtcaggagttcgagaccagcctggccaacacggtgaaactccaactctattaaaaaatacaaaaattagctgggcatggtggagcatgcctgtaattccagctacttgggaggctgaggcacaacagaatcgcttgaacctgggaggcagagactgcagtgagccatgattgtgccactgtactccagcctgagcaacagagcaagcctatctcaaaaaacaaaaacaacaaaaattccctcccccaccccacaaaactgccaaaaaaggccaggcacagtggcttgcgcctataaccctaacactttgggaagccaaggcaggaggactgctggagttcaggagttctagaccagcctgggcaacaaagcaagaccttgtttctaccaaaaatttaaaacattaggcaggcatggtggcatgtgcctacagttccagctactcaggagtccaGGAGaactaggctgcagtgagctatgattgcaccactgcactccagcctggattacagtgagaccttgtctcaaaaagaaaaacaaattgctgaaaaagattcttttttgctttcattattttAGGACTCTGAATTTAAGTACTGCTAATCTACCACATTACTCGGGAAGCTGCATTCAAGAACAACATTTACAGATTCTCGAGTTAGACTAGAACCTCCCATAAGAGATATTATTTACTGTCATTTATGCTAGTGGGTATTTTTACCCTTTAATACTATTATATATGGTGTGACATCAAATTTCCCCCAGGAAAGAAGattttgatttccttcatttAAAGGTTCCTCTTAGTTGTCTGTCAGGGACATACGTGCTTGTTAAGGTTTCTCATCTTCTACAGGCTCGCTGTGGTATTCTGCCACATACAGGCTCTTATCAATGTTGCTCGGAATAGGTTTAATTTCTGTTCCCAGCTGCTCCTCAATACTTTTCAGGTTGAAGCGATCATCATATGTGATCAAGTTGATGGCTAAGCCAAGATGACCAAAGCGacctaaaaaaaatttgtttaaaaattttaatgaataaaatatgaaaatcaatgcGAATTGTGCAAGTCAAGCAGTGGCAAAACCACACAGGTTTGATAATGATGTTCAGTGCCATTCTTAGTACGCAAAACAACTTCTTAATGGTCTTCAAACACAGGTTTCCCTACAACTTCAGGTTTCGCAGCCCAAAACAGTACTTTACCTTTCTCAAATGACAAAATGGCTGCTCATCTGTGTCAAAAACTGCCATAAAACACATACTAAACAATAGTCACAGACCATACCACCTAATGAGTAATGTTCATGTGTTAATTTCATCTCAAATTAAGCAGttattttaacttaataaatGCTACAGAAGAATTAGAAATTAGTCTTAAATACCAAACAACTGAATTAGTGTTAATTCACTGTTCTCATAGCTACTCTATTTCACAAAGCAACAAAATTTAGTCATTACACATCTCAAAAAAGAACTTTTACCATGAATATCACCTCTTTTTTCCTCACCTGATCTTCCAATACGATGGAGATAggtctctgccagctttgggaaATCAAAGTTTATTACCACATTCACAGCTTGTATATCAATACCTCGGGTAAacagatcttaaaaaaaaaaaaaaaaaaaaattttcattttatctttcaatTTAGAAATGTCTCTCAGTACAATACTCTCTAACACATATTTCTAGCATAACCtaagtttattaatttaattcaGTTATTCAAATGCATTTGCACATTACTGGCATTACCTTTCATAATCATATTATCATAAATAACTTTCTGCTCACAAGTTACTTTTTTCCAGTAATTGTAAGCAAGTGTTAAAAAATGTGTCTAAAAGATGCTGGGTgcactcaagcctgtaatctcagcactttgggaggccaaagcaggcggatcacctgaggtcaggagttcgagaccagcctggccaacatggtgaaacccctgtctctaccaaaaatacaaaaattagctgggctaagTGGTAGCGGGCGcccacaatcccagctacttgggaggctgaggcaggagaatcacttgaacccaggaggtggaggtttcagagagccaagatcgcaccactgcactccagcctgggtgacaaagactccatctcaaaaaaaaaaaaaaacaaaaaaaaacaaaaaaaaagacagagatgaGGTATGAGTGCCAGAGTAAGTCTTCTGAAGTTTCAGATATGGAACTCAGTATCAGGAGCTGACAAGAGTTCATTTTCAACTTCAGAAATCCTAAAAGTAGTGGTAGGGTCTGTCAGACTATGTCACTGGTTGCACTGTGTAATATGAAcagagaaagcaaaaaacaactTGGGAGAAAAACACTGGgtaaaggaaatacaaaaatacttacCAGTGCAAACAAGATTGCGGCATAAGCCATTTCGGAAATCATGAAATACACGATTTCGATGTTCCTAGGAGAAAGCAAAGTATTCCATTTGATCAGCACTCATATACAGCCCCAAATTTCCCATAATTATTTCTCCTAGACAATCGGTTCTATCCAAAATCTGTTTATAAGTGATCCATGACATTAAGCTGCTTTCAAAACCAAATGAGTTTTGATCTCTTCGTCTACAGAAACTGTTGACTTACGAAATTTCATAATGTAgttaacaaattctgaaatttagATATTGCATCTTTTTCTAAAGGCAAACagtaaagcaaaaaagaaaaatcagccagcTGAGGGGCCATATTTAAAAATCCAGAGCAGTGCCGTCCAGTAAAATTTCTGTAATACAGGAAATATTTGTGTCTGTACTTCCAATTCCAATAAAGTATCCAGTAGCAACAGGTgcctgaacacttgaaatgtgaatGTTATTGAgaaactgattttttattttaactgatttaaattgccacatgtggctagttaCTGTATTAAACAGagaaacatggaaaggaagggaagaataaaattttacatttgtatCATGCCTGACAGCTTACAAAGTActcatttaaacatttatcttaATTTTCCTAACAACCTTGTAAGTTATGAATAtgtactattatccccattttattgcTAGAAAATTGAACCTGAGGGAGGTCAAAATGAAAGGTCCTTTGGCTACTAAGGAACAGTTTATTCTTAAACTCAGAACatttaaaagaacattaaaacaaaataaagagatttCTTGTTAAATTTGTGCAAGTTCTAGTTTTATACTCACCTGCCTCATTTTAGCATGAATATAGAAGCAAGAATAACCCAGTTGAGAAATCTTCTTGGCTAGCAATTCAACTCGCTGAGAGGAGTTACAGAAAATGATCGACTGGTTTATCTGAAGCTGAACACAGAAAAAATaagtatgagaaaaataaaaaccttcatTTGGTTTGCCAAATCTTGAAAACACTAACCGGCAAACAAGAAACATTAACATGGTCTGAAACTTAGAATCTCATGATATGAGAGAGATGGTAAATtgtaaaaattgtaaataatagATGGACGATAATAATATCTAAGATTTACTGTATTAGAGTATATTTCTTAAGGGCCACATAACTGTCAACAAGAGTAATACAATTGATTATCTGATTCCAAGTAGTTATGTTTTGTGTGTTTCCAtttaagaatactttttttttttttttttatgaaatggagtttcactcttgtccagactggagtgcaatggtgcaatctcagctcactgcaacatccgcctcctgggttcaagtgattctcaggcctcagccttctgagtagctgggattacagacacccaccacaatgcctggctaattttcgtatttttagtagagacggcgtttcagcatgttggtcaggctggtctcgaactcctgacctcaggtgatctgcccacttcggcttcccaaagtactgggattatcggtatgagccactgtgcccagccaagaataccTTCTTTAATATACTCACAACCAATGCCACTAGCACTGGGCAGCACTTCAGCACCATGTGTATGGGCCAAATAAAACCGTGAAATCAGCaacaaaaacttgaaaaacaTGGCACAGACTGTGAAAAGGACCCTTGTTCACAGTATGAGAGCTAAACAAGAGGACAGAGATTGCCTTCTTCAACCTCAGCTGGGAACGTGCATGTCAGGTGACTTAAACTCTTTGCCACACTGTACATGTCCACAAATGACTGCTAAACTGCCTTGAGTATTAATTCTGAAGTTACAAATAAATTCTAGTGACTAagcaaattcacaaatacagaatATGTGAATAATGAGGATTAACTCTAGTTAAGGTCAAAGTAGTTCAGAAACTATTCATAAGTGTATCTGTGACTTGTTAATCATTTAGTATCAACTTTAGGTCAACAACTAAACCTGCCTTTTAGGAAACactatgaattattttttaatctttttttttttcttctcgagatggagtcttgctttgtcgcccagagctggagtgcaatggcgcaacgttggctcactgcaacctccacctcctgggttcaagcaattctcctgcctcggcctcccaagtagctgggattacggacacacgccaccatgcccaatttttttgtattttgtagtagagacggggtttcaccatgttggccagcctggtctcaaactcctgacatgatctgcctgcctcagcctcccaaagtgctgggattacaaggcatgagccaccacgccaagccagAAACACTATGAACTTTTATACAGTGAAGATGGTGGGAAAATTGATGAAATCATCTGTTTTACTGGGACTCGAGAGGTAATATTCAACAGCAGAAGCCTACTTCTTACCCTGGAGAAAAGTGTGTTGAGGCAGTGTACTTTTTGGCGCTCAGTTACATATGCGTAGTACTGGGTTACTCCCTTCAGAGTTAGTTCCTCCATCAGGTTAATCTCATAGGGTTTCTGCAAATGGGAATTCTgaggggggggggggggggggcgaaAAAAAGATGAATCTTCTTAAATGAAAGCAGAGTTCATCTCAAATTCAAAATATACCTTATACGTTTCTGTCTGATAAAACTCTTGCTGTAAGGGATGCAACTCtcttcaaaacaaaatatatgatcTGTCATTACAGAATTTCTCCCCTGCCAccctgagacagaatcttgctctgtcacgcaggctggagtgtagtggcacaatctctgctccctgcaacctccacctcccgggttcaagtgattctcctgcctcagcctcccgcgtaccTGGGAATGCAGGCACGCGCTGCCACgacagactaatttttgtatttttagtagagacggggtttcaccatgttgcccagggtggtctcaaactcctaaccttgtgatctgccgccttggccccccaaagtgctgggattactggcataagccaccacgacCGACCcgacagaaataaattaaaatataagatcTCAAAAATACAGCTCAGTTACTACAGGTTGATTATTCCTTACCCAAAATGCTTAGGAACAGAAGTGTttcaggttttaaattttttctaattttggaaTATGTGTATTACACTTAGTGACTGAGCATCCTTaatttgaaaattcaaaatccaaagaACATTTCCTTTTAGCATCATGTTCGTGGCTCAAAAGGTTTCAAATTCTGCAGTATTTTGGATTTCAGTTTAGGATACTCAAGCTCTGTTTTGTATATAGAATAATACTGGAATCAATTCAGCTAGCACCAATGGCTATGTCTTCATGACACCAAAAACTAAGTGGAAGATGAGGAATTTAATTAAGTTACTATTATAATCTTCTTAAAAAGTCGGTTAATGTATGTAAAACAAATCTTTAATTGATCAACTGAAGAAAGGGCCAAAGCCTTGAAATAATTAGCATAaagtatattcacagatatgAAGATGTAATTACAAATAAAAGCATACTCATAGGTCATAGGATGGCACTGATTCCAAGTACAGATTTATACTCACCATGAACTTCTGTACACTAAGAGGGAAAGTAGCTGAATATAGTAAAATCTGCCTGTTTTTAGGTAGCGTGAGAATAATATCCTCCATTATCTGCACAAAATCCTGTGACAGCAACTTATCTGCCTGCagtagaaagaaaagacaattttaaaaacaataaaataatgtctaAGGTCTTTGGTTATGTCCAAGGTCTTTGGTTAATACATGGTCAAAGAATAAGGCATCATCCAACAAAAGCATCCATGAAATGTTCCTGGTAGAAAACAATAAATCCTCTCCAACACTGCAGAGAGTCAAATATGCAGAAGGGGGCAAAATCTATAAATCCCAacttccaggggaaaaaaaaaatctatactaCACAGATAACCTCCCCCACTTTCTGtaacagaatttatttatttttagagacagtatttcactctgtcacccagctggagtgcagtggcataatcatagctcactgcagcctgaacctcctgggctcaagtgatcctcttgcctgaacctactgaatagctaggactacaggcacatacctcCATGTCCAGCTCCACAACAGAATTTTAATGTGATGATTCTCATTAAAGAGGTAGTATGGTGTAGTGTTTAAAAGTACaggttctggccaggcgcagtggctcacgcctgtaatcccagcactttgggaggcccaggcgggagaatcacgaggtcaagagttcgagaccagtctgaccaacatggtgaaaccccgtctctactaaaaatacaaaaattagatggacgtggtggtgcgcacctataatcccaggtactcgggaggctggggcaggagaatcgcttgaacttgggaggcggaggttgcagtgagccaagatcacaccactgcactccagcctaggcgacaacagggcaagactactccgtctcaaaaaaaaaaaaaaaaagtacaggttctgaggccaggtgtggtggctcacacctgtaatcccagcactttgggaggcccaggcgggcggatcacctgaggtcaggag
The nucleotide sequence above comes from Symphalangus syndactylus isolate Jambi chromosome 3, NHGRI_mSymSyn1-v2.1_pri, whole genome shotgun sequence. Encoded proteins:
- the DDX6 gene encoding probable ATP-dependent RNA helicase DDX6 isoform X4 — its product is MSTARTENPVIMGLSSQNGQLRGPVKPTGGPGGGGTQTQQQMNQLKNTNTINNGTQQQAQSMTTTIKPGDDWKKTLKLPPKDLRIKTSDVTSTKGNEFEDYCLKRELLMGIFEMGWEKPSPIQEESIPIALSGRDILARAKNGTGKSGAYLIPLLERLDLKKDNIQVHVVIATPGRILDLIKKGVAKVDHVQMIVLDEADKLLSQDFVQIMEDIILTLPKNRQILLYSATFPLSVQKFMNSHLQKPYEINLMEELTLKGVTQYYAYVTERQKVHCLNTLFSRLQINQSIIFCNSSQRVELLAKKISQLGYSCFYIHAKMRQEHRNRVFHDFRNGLCRNLVCTDLFTRGIDIQAVNVVINFDFPKLAETYLHRIGRSGRFGHLGLAINLITYDDRFNLKSIEEQLGTEIKPIPSNIDKSLYVAEYHSEPVEDEKP